One Nostoc punctiforme PCC 73102 DNA window includes the following coding sequences:
- a CDS encoding ISL3 family transposase — protein MPSNPLLHFITKVINIEDIKVLNYDFITDDEIVIEIQNQSKVGQCPRCGKTTNKTHQNHWYIVRDIPMSDYQVFLKVNRRQLKCTECQKVFSEKLSFVKSRRTYTKRLANKVIKEVLETDVENAARRNRMSSSEIETILKELESELLKEKPNQIKKLGIDEITQLKGGKNYAAVLVDLETRRPIALLEKRNKAVIAEYLSSLGSEILNQIEEVSIDLWIPYKSLIQEMLPNAQVVADRFHVMKQINQELDARRKQEKRAALKIKNRQEREKKLTGLTHSKYPLLKKKECLSVQEQAQIDLLKKVAPDLGEMYRNKEAIRDIFESPITSDEALDKFLEWTQGAYKLFPKSCRTISRWIDEILAYFDRRTTQGIVEGINQKIKLIKCRAYGLTNFNSFRRRVLLNWYFFC, from the coding sequence ATGCCTTCTAATCCCTTACTTCATTTTATTACTAAAGTTATTAATATTGAAGATATCAAAGTATTGAATTACGATTTTATCACTGATGATGAAATCGTAATTGAAATCCAAAATCAATCAAAAGTTGGTCAGTGTCCTCGGTGTGGAAAGACAACTAATAAAACTCATCAAAATCATTGGTATATAGTCAGAGATATACCCATGAGTGACTATCAAGTATTTTTAAAAGTAAATCGTCGGCAATTAAAGTGTACAGAATGCCAAAAAGTATTTAGTGAGAAACTATCTTTTGTAAAAAGTAGAAGAACCTATACAAAAAGATTAGCGAACAAAGTAATTAAGGAAGTGTTAGAAACTGATGTAGAGAATGCAGCCCGAAGAAATAGAATGAGTTCATCTGAGATAGAAACAATATTAAAAGAATTAGAATCAGAACTACTAAAAGAAAAACCTAACCAGATAAAAAAGTTAGGAATAGATGAAATCACGCAATTAAAAGGAGGAAAGAATTATGCAGCAGTATTAGTAGACTTAGAAACAAGAAGACCGATAGCATTGTTAGAGAAGAGAAATAAAGCGGTTATAGCAGAATACCTATCCAGTCTGGGTTCAGAGATATTAAATCAAATAGAAGAAGTCAGCATAGACTTATGGATACCCTATAAAAGTTTAATCCAAGAAATGCTACCGAATGCTCAAGTAGTAGCAGATAGATTCCATGTCATGAAACAAATAAATCAGGAGTTAGACGCAAGAAGAAAACAGGAAAAAAGAGCAGCCTTAAAAATTAAAAATCGCCAAGAAAGAGAAAAGAAATTAACTGGCTTAACTCACAGTAAATACCCTTTGTTAAAGAAAAAAGAATGCCTCAGTGTTCAGGAACAAGCTCAGATAGATTTACTCAAAAAAGTTGCTCCAGACTTAGGAGAAATGTATCGAAATAAAGAAGCCATTAGAGATATATTTGAAAGTCCCATAACCAGTGATGAAGCTTTAGATAAATTCCTGGAATGGACTCAAGGAGCTTATAAATTATTTCCCAAAAGTTGCCGAACTATAAGTAGATGGATAGATGAAATTCTTGCTTATTTTGATCGCCGAACTACTCAAGGTATTGTAGAAGGAATTAATCAGAAGATTAAGCTAATTAAATGCAGAGCTTATGGCTTAACTAACTTTAATAGTTTTAGAAGAAGGGTTTTACTAAATTGGTATTTCTTTTGTTAA